The Acidobacteriota bacterium genomic sequence TCCAAATCGGGTTGGGGCTCGGCCAGTCGTGCGACGGAGTCGCCCTGTGTGGTTTCTGCAAGGTCAAGGTCCTCGATGGCCTCGAGAACCTGAGTCCGATGGGAGAGGAGGAGCGCAAGATCCTCGCCGCCCAACACACCGGTGACGACGAGCGTCTCGCCTGTTGTGCCCGGGTTGTTGGACCCGTCATCATCACTGCCGATTATTGGTGATCGACCGCCCAACACGATGGCCGCCCGGCTCCACGAGCCGGGCGGCCGTTCATTTTGGAGTTGACTTCGATCCGCTTGTCAGTTCAGCTTCTTGTTTTTCCAATACTTGGTCCCGGCGATGTCGGCGTTCGCCATCAGGCCCTTCTCGGTGAGCTGATAGAGCGCCATGCCGTTGACGAAATCCGTCTTGGCCTCGACGGCGTGCTTGCCGGCTGCGGCGGTGGCACCAGCATCCGCCTGCCAGCCCTTTTCAACGAAGTTGTTGAACGTCTGTTCATCCTGGAAGAGGAAGACGACCTGGTACTTGTTGACACCGAGGCCGATGCCGACGCCGACCGT encodes the following:
- a CDS encoding (2Fe-2S)-binding protein, encoding QIGLGLGQSCDGVALCGFCKVKVLDGLENLSPMGEEERKILAAQHTGDDERLACCARVVGPVIITADYW